The Armatimonadota bacterium genome includes a region encoding these proteins:
- a CDS encoding glycosyltransferase family 9 protein has translation MDGGAADRVREHLTLNPPRKVLLLVHPNIGDTVNLTAVARWVKQAWPRAFVVGCTAQIPSPLFEACPFVDEVWLRPDTVFGQASFLARVRRAGFDLSLHCQGQNTLLRLVKAAGVPVRVGVAGSKHAEALHVSVRWKVGEVEQPGTMGRLLSALGCDCSDSSPAVEVGSEARSKAAGLLGEGRFMAVMPGASHPAKTWPLERFREVVAVLPHDVVPVWLGGPAEVGRAGEAAEGRAIDLTGKLSVIETMAVLERSRLLLTNDSGPMHLAAAVGTPVVALFGPTSSKRFAPYGEGHAALQGRCECPVRDLDRCGGACLNSIGVSDVVPLVLAALKP, from the coding sequence ATGGACGGCGGCGCGGCGGACCGGGTCAGGGAACACTTGACCCTGAACCCGCCACGCAAGGTCCTTCTGCTCGTCCACCCCAACATCGGCGACACGGTCAACTTGACCGCGGTCGCCCGGTGGGTGAAACAGGCTTGGCCTCGTGCCTTCGTCGTCGGATGCACCGCTCAAATCCCGTCGCCCCTCTTCGAGGCGTGCCCGTTCGTCGACGAGGTGTGGCTCCGGCCCGACACCGTTTTCGGACAAGCGTCCTTTTTGGCCCGGGTCCGCCGGGCCGGGTTCGACCTGAGCCTTCATTGCCAAGGGCAGAACACCTTGCTGCGTCTGGTCAAGGCGGCAGGCGTCCCGGTCAGGGTCGGCGTCGCCGGCTCCAAACACGCCGAGGCCCTGCACGTTTCGGTGCGATGGAAAGTAGGCGAGGTCGAGCAGCCCGGGACGATGGGTCGCTTGTTATCGGCGCTCGGATGCGACTGTTCCGATTCCAGTCCGGCGGTCGAAGTCGGTTCCGAAGCCCGGAGTAAGGCGGCCGGACTCCTTGGTGAAGGCCGGTTCATGGCCGTGATGCCAGGTGCGTCCCATCCGGCCAAGACCTGGCCCTTGGAACGGTTCCGCGAGGTCGTGGCCGTCCTGCCGCACGACGTCGTCCCTGTCTGGCTCGGCGGGCCCGCCGAAGTGGGTCGGGCCGGCGAAGCGGCGGAGGGACGGGCGATCGATCTGACGGGGAAGCTGTCCGTGATCGAGACCATGGCCGTCTTGGAGCGCTCTCGCCTCCTTCTGACGAACGACAGTGGGCCGATGCACTTGGCCGCTGCGGTCGGAACCCCGGTCGTGGCGCTGTTCGGGCCGACGTCTTCGAAGCGGTTCGCGCCGTACGGCGAGGGTCACGCGGCCCTTCAGGGCCGGTGCGAGTGTCCAGTCCGCGATCTCGACCGTTGCGGCGGCGCATGCCTGAACTCGATCGGAGTGTCCGACGTCGTCCCCTTGGTCCTCGCTGCGCTCAAGCCGTGA
- a CDS encoding pirin family protein, translating into MKRLKAIYRPEGSHWVGDGFPVRTLFSYAGHPEDVSPFLLFDHAGPKSFGPTDVPRGVDEHPHRGFETVTIVYQGELQHRDSAGHAGKIGPGDVQWMTAASGVVHEEMHSDEFARQGGVFEVVQLWVNLPARNKMDDPRYQEIRRDDVPTVRVRGGDVRVIAGDFAGTLGPAQTVTPIEVWDVRFEGPGILELPVPRGHNAVLAVLDGSVEIEHETVGAHEVGVFGPEGSGVAVKVLRPGKALLLAGEPIQEPVAGYGPFVMNTQDEIRQAVEDFRSGRLGKLLAG; encoded by the coding sequence ATGAAACGGTTGAAAGCGATCTACAGGCCCGAGGGTTCGCACTGGGTCGGGGACGGGTTCCCGGTCAGGACCTTGTTCAGCTATGCTGGGCATCCCGAGGACGTCAGTCCGTTCCTGCTCTTCGACCATGCCGGGCCGAAGTCGTTCGGCCCGACCGACGTACCGCGCGGCGTGGACGAGCACCCTCACCGCGGGTTCGAGACGGTGACGATCGTCTACCAGGGCGAGCTACAGCACCGGGACTCGGCGGGCCATGCCGGGAAGATCGGGCCGGGCGACGTCCAATGGATGACGGCCGCGTCGGGCGTCGTCCACGAAGAGATGCACTCCGACGAATTCGCCCGACAAGGCGGCGTCTTCGAGGTCGTCCAGCTCTGGGTCAACCTTCCGGCACGCAACAAAATGGACGATCCGAGGTACCAAGAGATCCGCCGCGACGACGTGCCTACGGTCCGTGTCCGTGGCGGAGACGTCCGCGTCATCGCGGGCGACTTCGCCGGGACGCTCGGTCCGGCCCAGACCGTAACGCCGATCGAAGTCTGGGACGTCCGGTTCGAGGGGCCCGGAATCCTCGAACTGCCTGTTCCGCGTGGCCACAACGCCGTCCTCGCCGTTTTGGACGGTTCGGTCGAGATCGAGCACGAAACGGTCGGGGCCCATGAAGTCGGAGTCTTCGGGCCCGAGGGCTCCGGGGTCGCTGTAAAAGTCCTCCGACCCGGTAAGGCGCTGCTCCTGGCGGGCGAGCCGATCCAAGAGCCTGTCGCGGGTTACGGACCGTTCGTCATGAACACCCAAGACGAGATCCGGCAGGCCGTCGAGGACTTTCGGTCCGGCCGCTTGGGCAAGCTTTTGGCCGGGTAG
- a CDS encoding Gfo/Idh/MocA family oxidoreductase, with the protein MSKPALTVGLIGYQFMGKAHSNAYRQANRFFDLPRQIRMKTLCGRTEGAVRQAADNLGWEGYATDWRTVLDDPEIDVVDVATPGNSHCEIACAAAEAGKIVFCEKPIGNTLAEAAQIRDAVRSGGRPSVVFHNYRKAPAVALAKKWIDEGRLGTIYHMRAVYLQDWIADPEFPLVWRLDKSVSGSGAHGDINSHIIDVGRFLVGEFEEVCGTLHTFVKERPLAGEIDDRMGAKASAEKGKVTVDDAAMFLARFRNGALGTFEASRFAVGRKNHNRFEINGSKGAVVFDLERMNELEYYNNGDPSEAHGFRTVLATQSDHPYAGHYWPVGHIIGYEHTFVNLVADAVTAIHEGRSPSPDIEEGYQNQRILDAVERSHEARGWIAL; encoded by the coding sequence ATGTCCAAGCCAGCCTTGACCGTCGGCCTGATCGGCTACCAGTTCATGGGGAAGGCCCACAGCAACGCGTACCGACAGGCGAACCGCTTCTTCGACCTGCCCCGGCAGATCCGGATGAAGACGCTGTGCGGTCGGACGGAAGGCGCCGTCCGCCAGGCTGCGGACAACCTTGGATGGGAAGGCTACGCCACAGATTGGCGGACGGTCCTCGACGATCCTGAGATCGACGTCGTCGACGTCGCGACGCCCGGTAACTCCCACTGTGAGATCGCCTGCGCCGCCGCGGAGGCGGGCAAGATCGTCTTCTGCGAAAAGCCGATCGGGAACACCTTGGCCGAAGCGGCCCAGATCCGGGACGCCGTCCGCTCGGGGGGACGTCCGAGCGTCGTCTTCCACAACTACCGCAAGGCGCCAGCCGTGGCTTTGGCCAAGAAATGGATCGACGAGGGCCGTCTCGGCACGATCTATCACATGCGGGCCGTCTACTTGCAGGACTGGATCGCTGATCCGGAGTTCCCTTTGGTCTGGAGGCTGGACAAGTCGGTGTCCGGAAGCGGCGCCCACGGCGACATCAATTCGCACATCATCGATGTGGGCCGCTTCCTCGTCGGCGAGTTCGAGGAAGTCTGCGGGACGCTCCACACCTTCGTCAAAGAGCGACCGTTGGCAGGCGAGATCGACGACCGGATGGGGGCGAAGGCCTCGGCCGAGAAGGGCAAAGTCACGGTCGACGACGCGGCGATGTTCTTAGCCCGTTTCAGGAACGGGGCCCTCGGGACGTTCGAGGCCAGCCGGTTCGCGGTCGGTCGGAAGAACCACAACCGCTTCGAGATCAACGGTTCCAAGGGTGCGGTCGTGTTCGACCTCGAGCGGATGAACGAACTCGAATACTACAACAACGGGGATCCCAGCGAGGCCCACGGTTTCCGGACGGTCTTGGCCACCCAAAGCGACCATCCTTATGCCGGGCACTATTGGCCCGTCGGGCACATCATCGGGTACGAGCACACGTTCGTCAACCTCGTGGCGGACGCCGTGACGGCGATCCACGAGGGACGGTCGCCGAGCCCGGACATCGAAGAGGGCTACCAGAACCAGAGGATCCTGGACGCGGTCGAAAGGAGCCACGAAGCCCGTGGCTGGATCGCGCTCTGA
- the dusB gene encoding tRNA dihydrouridine synthase DusB, translating to MAPVPGFLVGGVRVDPPLLLAPMEDVTSLPMRLIAKRIGRPGLVFTEFVSAMAVHYGAKKTFRKFRIDPRERPLAIQIFGGDEDTMVEAAKLCEESGADTVDINMGCWVPKVCRTGAGAALLKDPDLAERIVAAVVRSVSVPVTVKVRAGWDYSLFAAPELAKRFVGAGAKMITLHARFAKQGFEGEADWRLIHELRAAVDVPLVGNGDVKTPEDARRMVEETGCDGVMVGRAAISDPWRLARIRCGLTGESPPDAPTLHDRIAVALEHARAMVEYERDEDTGGNGPSPESRGLRALRGQLPLYIKGEHGAAQVRGRLSTVDSLAELEDVLRTFAAAEVTA from the coding sequence ATGGCCCCCGTTCCGGGCTTCCTGGTCGGCGGCGTCCGCGTCGACCCGCCCCTCCTCCTGGCTCCGATGGAGGACGTCACGTCCCTTCCCATGCGCCTCATCGCCAAGCGCATCGGTAGGCCCGGCCTCGTGTTCACGGAATTCGTCAGTGCGATGGCCGTCCATTACGGGGCCAAGAAGACGTTCCGTAAGTTCCGGATCGATCCCCGGGAGCGACCGTTGGCGATCCAGATCTTCGGAGGCGACGAAGACACGATGGTCGAAGCGGCCAAGCTCTGTGAAGAGTCCGGGGCCGACACCGTCGACATCAACATGGGATGCTGGGTGCCCAAGGTGTGCCGGACGGGTGCCGGCGCGGCGCTTCTCAAGGATCCCGACCTGGCCGAGCGGATCGTGGCGGCCGTCGTCCGGTCGGTTTCCGTCCCCGTCACCGTCAAAGTCCGGGCAGGATGGGACTACTCCCTGTTCGCCGCGCCTGAACTCGCCAAGCGGTTCGTCGGGGCGGGCGCGAAGATGATCACGCTTCACGCCCGCTTCGCCAAGCAGGGCTTCGAAGGCGAAGCAGACTGGCGGCTGATCCATGAGCTCAGGGCCGCGGTCGACGTTCCGCTCGTCGGGAACGGCGACGTCAAAACTCCTGAAGACGCCCGACGGATGGTGGAGGAAACGGGTTGCGACGGCGTGATGGTCGGACGGGCCGCGATCAGTGACCCTTGGAGGCTGGCACGCATCCGGTGCGGCCTCACGGGCGAGTCTCCGCCCGACGCACCGACGCTCCACGACCGCATCGCCGTGGCCCTCGAACACGCTCGGGCCATGGTCGAGTACGAGCGCGACGAAGACACGGGCGGAAACGGCCCCTCCCCGGAGTCCCGCGGTCTGCGCGCCCTCCGAGGACAGTTGCCCCTTTACATCAAGGGCGAGCACGGCGCCGCCCAGGTGAGAGGCCGCCTTTCGACCGTCGATTCCCTAGCCGAGCTCGAGGACGTTCTCCGCACGTTCGCAGCGGCCGAGGTCACGGCTTGA